A genomic segment from Paenibacillus sp. FSL K6-1096 encodes:
- the mgrA gene encoding L-glyceraldehyde 3-phosphate reductase, with protein MVYTASDERYEGMRYNRTGRSGLKLPAVSLGLWHNFGGIDAYENGRAMITRAFDLGVTHFDLANNYGPPAGSAEELFGKVLARDLQPYRDELVISTKAGYRMWPGPYGDWGSRKYMLSSLDQSLKRLGLDYVDIFYSHRPDPETPMEETMGALDHAVRSGKALYIGLSNYTAEQTRQALAILKELGTPLLIHQPRYSMLDRWIEGGLQDVLAEHGVGTIAFTPLAQGLLTNKYLNGVPADSRAAGPSSSLDETRITPDVQRKIHALNQLAVARGQSLAQLALVWTLRGGKVTSALIGASRASQIEENIAALSQSELSQEELERIEKILKTDSEA; from the coding sequence ATGGTATATACAGCTAGTGATGAACGGTATGAAGGAATGCGTTACAACCGCACCGGCCGCTCCGGCCTGAAGCTTCCGGCGGTCTCACTGGGCCTGTGGCATAATTTCGGCGGCATCGATGCCTATGAGAACGGCCGTGCAATGATTACCCGCGCTTTTGATCTGGGCGTAACCCACTTCGACCTGGCGAATAATTACGGGCCGCCGGCCGGATCGGCAGAAGAGCTGTTCGGCAAGGTGCTGGCCCGTGACCTGCAGCCTTACCGCGATGAGCTGGTGATCTCCACCAAGGCAGGCTACCGGATGTGGCCCGGCCCTTACGGAGACTGGGGCTCACGCAAATATATGCTGTCCAGCCTGGATCAGAGCCTGAAGCGGCTGGGGCTGGACTATGTCGATATTTTCTATTCACACCGCCCTGACCCGGAGACCCCTATGGAAGAGACGATGGGCGCGCTGGACCATGCCGTCCGTTCCGGGAAGGCCCTCTACATCGGCCTGTCCAATTATACGGCGGAACAGACACGGCAGGCGCTCGCCATTCTGAAGGAGCTGGGCACACCGCTGCTGATCCATCAGCCGCGCTATTCCATGCTGGACCGCTGGATTGAAGGCGGGCTGCAGGATGTGCTGGCGGAGCACGGCGTAGGCACGATCGCCTTCACCCCGCTGGCCCAGGGCCTGCTGACCAATAAATATCTGAACGGTGTCCCTGCGGATTCCCGGGCCGCCGGGCCTTCCTCCTCACTGGACGAGACCCGGATTACCCCGGATGTGCAGCGCAAGATTCATGCGCTGAACCAGCTGGCAGTGGCGCGCGGCCAGAGTCTGGCCCAGCTTGCACTGGTCTGGACGCTGCGCGGGGGCAAGGTCACCTCCGCCCTGATCGGCGCGAGCCGGGCCAGCCAGATTGAGGAGAATATTGCCGCGCTCTCCCAGAGTGAGCTATCGCAGGAGGAGCTGGAACGGATTGAGAAGATTCTGAAGACAGACAGTGAAGCCTGA
- the galE gene encoding UDP-glucose 4-epimerase GalE yields MAILVTGGAGYIGSHTVAELLDRGEEVVVLDNLVTGHREALLGGKLYEGDLRDKALLKKLFAENSIDAVIHFAASSLVGESMKDPVKYYDNNVYGTQCLLEAMQQAGVDKIVFSSTAATYGEPEKVPIEETDRTEPANVYGETKLTMERMMAWFDKVLGIKYVALRYFNAAGAHASGKIGEDHRPESHLVPLVLQAALKQRENIAVFGDDYPTEDGTCIRDYIHVSDLADAHVRAVNYLRSGSASNVFNLGNGHGFSVKQVIETAKKVTGLEIPVVIQERRAGDPAVLVASSAKARQVLGWDPQHDDLEGIIQSAWNWHSANPQGYGE; encoded by the coding sequence ATGGCGATTCTGGTGACAGGCGGAGCCGGGTACATCGGTTCCCATACGGTAGCGGAGCTGCTGGACCGCGGAGAAGAGGTAGTGGTGCTGGACAATCTGGTGACCGGACACCGCGAGGCACTGCTGGGCGGCAAGCTGTATGAGGGAGACCTGCGCGACAAGGCGCTGCTGAAGAAGCTGTTCGCGGAGAACAGCATTGATGCGGTCATCCACTTCGCGGCCAGCTCGCTGGTAGGCGAGAGCATGAAGGACCCGGTCAAATATTACGACAACAATGTCTACGGCACACAATGTCTGCTGGAAGCAATGCAACAGGCAGGCGTGGACAAAATCGTCTTCTCCTCCACCGCAGCCACCTACGGTGAACCGGAGAAGGTGCCGATTGAGGAGACGGACCGCACCGAGCCTGCGAATGTCTACGGGGAGACCAAGCTGACCATGGAGCGCATGATGGCCTGGTTCGACAAGGTGCTTGGCATTAAATATGTAGCCCTGCGCTACTTCAATGCGGCAGGCGCACATGCCAGCGGCAAGATCGGCGAAGATCACCGTCCAGAGAGCCATCTCGTTCCGCTGGTGCTGCAGGCGGCACTGAAGCAGCGGGAGAACATCGCTGTCTTCGGCGATGACTACCCGACGGAAGACGGCACCTGCATCCGCGATTACATTCATGTCAGCGACTTGGCGGATGCGCATGTCCGCGCTGTAAACTATCTGCGCAGCGGCAGCGCCAGCAATGTTTTCAACCTCGGCAACGGCCACGGCTTCTCGGTGAAGCAGGTCATCGAGACGGCGAAGAAGGTCACGGGCCTGGAGATTCCGGTCGTAATTCAGGAACGCCGTGCCGGAGACCCTGCGGTGCTGGTAGCCTCCTCTGCGAAGGCCCGCCAGGTGCTGGGCTGGGACCCGCAGCATGACGATCTGGAGGGCATTATCCAGAGCGCCTGGAACTGGCACTCCGCCAATCCGCAAGGATACGGGGAGTAA
- a CDS encoding AraC family transcriptional regulator — protein sequence MQHTYSVGSNPVYFGRQPLHVLFAGESQTLPLHQAGPKIYEYYLLHYIESGSGAFRTEQRTYELGAGDCFLIHPGQLVSYISDQHKPWRYRWAAFTGEAAGALARQAGFTPLAPVLSTSGGSVIPGALAGMMTAFYNHTESASLTALGYLYLIAGEAAELLVSSSRLEGAESQVKRTVKQMINYMSSQYAHPVSIEQMCGSLGYNRAYLSRIFKQETGLSPVTYLLKLRIEKSRRLLRERPELSVEQVAASVGLTDALYFSRQFKRFCGQSPSAYRQATLSPGDK from the coding sequence ATGCAACATACCTATTCCGTAGGATCAAATCCTGTATACTTCGGCCGGCAGCCGCTGCATGTCCTGTTTGCCGGAGAGAGCCAGACCCTGCCGCTGCATCAGGCCGGCCCCAAAATCTACGAATATTATCTGCTTCATTATATTGAATCCGGCTCCGGGGCCTTCCGTACCGAGCAGCGCACCTATGAGCTGGGAGCAGGCGACTGCTTCCTGATCCACCCCGGGCAGCTGGTGAGCTACATTTCAGACCAGCACAAGCCCTGGCGGTACCGCTGGGCGGCGTTCACCGGAGAAGCGGCCGGAGCGCTGGCCCGGCAGGCGGGCTTCACCCCGCTGGCCCCGGTGCTGTCCACCTCGGGCGGCAGTGTCATTCCCGGCGCCCTTGCCGGGATGATGACCGCCTTCTATAACCACACAGAGAGCGCCTCGCTGACCGCTCTGGGCTATCTCTACCTTATAGCGGGTGAAGCTGCGGAGCTGCTGGTCTCCTCATCCCGCCTGGAGGGCGCAGAATCGCAGGTCAAGCGCACGGTGAAGCAGATGATCAACTATATGTCTTCACAGTATGCCCATCCGGTCTCCATTGAACAAATGTGCGGCAGCCTCGGGTATAACCGCGCTTATCTGTCCCGCATCTTCAAGCAGGAGACCGGACTGTCTCCAGTGACCTACCTGCTGAAGCTGCGGATTGAGAAGTCGCGCCGGCTGCTGCGCGAGCGCCCGGAGCTGTCGGTGGAGCAGGTGGCCGCGTCCGTCGGGCTAACCGATGCCCTGTACTTCTCCCGGCAGTTCAAACGCTTCTGCGGCCAGTCTCCCAGCGCCTACCGCCAGGCCACATTGAGTCCGGGTGATAAATGA
- a CDS encoding HAD family hydrolase has product MPVLHIHEHAVPCSGILFDKDGTLLDLLATWGSWADLVLEGLGSQLALIKGQPVRTGDLAGVLGTTHDAAGRITGYDPAGPLSMATAEESTGVLAWQLYSAGVPWNEAVTRVHAISKEAMNELRRRRTAVPMPGLRPFLGQCAAASLKLGVVTSDNQSTTREHLEWLGIAGYFSTVVTRDRVKHGKPAPEMAETACRELGLRPEETVIIGDSNADMQLGRGAGLRLAVGISPGGADSHLLDADLVVSGFGELRISI; this is encoded by the coding sequence ATGCCTGTATTGCATATTCATGAGCACGCTGTACCGTGCAGCGGCATCCTGTTCGACAAGGACGGCACGCTGCTTGACCTGCTCGCCACCTGGGGCAGCTGGGCTGACCTGGTGCTGGAGGGGCTTGGCAGCCAGCTGGCGCTGATCAAGGGCCAGCCGGTCCGGACGGGCGATCTGGCCGGGGTGCTGGGAACGACCCATGATGCGGCCGGGCGTATTACCGGCTATGATCCTGCCGGGCCGCTCTCGATGGCAACCGCCGAGGAATCAACCGGGGTCCTTGCCTGGCAGCTGTATTCAGCCGGTGTTCCCTGGAACGAAGCGGTGACGCGGGTCCATGCCATCTCCAAGGAAGCTATGAATGAGCTGCGCCGCCGGCGTACAGCAGTACCCATGCCGGGGCTGCGGCCGTTCCTTGGGCAGTGCGCGGCCGCCTCCTTGAAGCTGGGCGTTGTGACCTCCGACAACCAGTCCACCACCCGGGAGCACCTGGAGTGGCTTGGCATTGCCGGGTACTTCAGCACCGTCGTTACCCGCGACCGGGTGAAGCACGGCAAGCCTGCTCCCGAGATGGCAGAGACCGCCTGCCGTGAGCTGGGCCTCCGGCCGGAGGAGACGGTTATTATCGGCGACAGCAATGCCGATATGCAGCTGGGCAGAGGCGCAGGCTTGCGCCTTGCCGTAGGCATCTCCCCCGGCGGGGCGGACAGCCACCTGCTGGATGCGGATCTGGTGGTGTCCGGCTTCGGGGAGCTGAGGATAAGCATTTGA
- a CDS encoding alpha/beta hydrolase, which yields MRKSLTRRRVLIASVVILLVAVVLVWRYLTPYKPEERAETALVTAGSVSVEQNDNWISFEPSTAHGTAVIMYPGALVKPEAYAPLARAIAQAGHPFYIARMPLNLAVIKGDAAEEILRVHPKQSFVLGGHSLGGVMASRFAAEHAGQLEGVFFLASYPDEKGSLKDTTLSVLSVLGTEDKVVDRDSYNKGRAYIPSNTVYVSIEGGNHAQFGSYGPQKGDGTPTITEEEQQERTVRALLDWMGNLRQSK from the coding sequence TTGAGAAAGAGCCTTACCAGACGCCGTGTGCTTATAGCAAGTGTAGTGATTTTGTTGGTGGCAGTTGTGCTTGTATGGAGGTATCTGACCCCGTACAAGCCGGAGGAGCGTGCCGAGACGGCGCTGGTCACTGCCGGAAGCGTCTCCGTGGAGCAGAATGATAACTGGATCTCGTTCGAGCCTTCCACAGCGCATGGCACAGCCGTGATTATGTATCCCGGCGCACTGGTGAAGCCTGAAGCCTATGCTCCGCTGGCCAGAGCCATTGCGCAGGCCGGGCATCCGTTCTATATTGCCAGAATGCCGCTTAATCTGGCGGTGATTAAGGGGGATGCCGCAGAGGAGATTCTCCGCGTCCACCCGAAGCAGTCCTTCGTCCTTGGCGGCCACTCGCTCGGCGGCGTCATGGCTTCGCGTTTCGCTGCGGAGCATGCCGGCCAGCTGGAGGGCGTTTTTTTTCTGGCCTCCTATCCGGATGAGAAGGGGAGCCTGAAGGATACCACCCTGTCTGTGTTGTCTGTGCTTGGCACGGAGGACAAGGTAGTTGACCGGGACAGCTATAATAAGGGCCGGGCCTATATCCCAAGCAATACCGTATACGTGTCCATTGAAGGCGGCAACCATGCCCAGTTCGGCAGCTACGGCCCCCAGAAAGGGGACGGAACCCCTACGATTACAGAGGAGGAGCAGCAGGAGCGCACCGTGCGGGCACTGCTCGATTGGATGGGCAATCTGCGCCAGAGCAAATGA
- a CDS encoding galactokinase codes for MSIQELNSKFIEKYGESGEQARVFYAPGRVNLIGEHLDYNGGYVFPAALDFGTTLIVRPRTDGKVQFASTNLPYEASIDYSEIGKSKTGEWVDYPVGVMVELAKKGTPVSGGYDLLFHGEIPNGSGLSSSASIEVVTGFAFLTLLGGDTDTVEIALLSQRAENQYVGVNSGIMDQFAVANGKRDHAILLMCDTLEYSLVPFVTGSYKLVIGNTNKKRGLVDSKYNERRSQCDEALAILKQQVPSLSYLAEMKPEQFEQLQASIPDETVRRRARHVVEENQRVLDSVEVLKENDLKQFGLYMNDSHVSLRDLYEVSCEELDVMVEEAQRIPGTLGSRMTGAGFGGCTVSLVHEDDVERFIKEVGEAYKSRTGLTAEFYVCGIGNGVEELKGVI; via the coding sequence ATGAGCATACAGGAGCTTAACAGCAAATTTATCGAGAAGTACGGGGAGAGCGGGGAACAGGCCCGTGTCTTCTACGCCCCGGGGCGTGTGAATCTGATCGGAGAGCATCTGGATTACAACGGCGGGTACGTGTTCCCGGCCGCACTGGACTTCGGAACGACACTGATTGTCCGCCCGCGTACAGACGGCAAGGTGCAGTTCGCATCAACCAATCTTCCTTATGAAGCTTCTATTGACTACAGCGAGATCGGCAAGTCCAAGACCGGCGAGTGGGTGGATTATCCGGTCGGCGTGATGGTCGAGCTGGCCAAGAAGGGAACTCCGGTGTCCGGCGGCTATGACCTGCTGTTCCACGGGGAGATTCCTAACGGCTCAGGCTTGTCCTCGTCGGCCTCGATTGAGGTCGTGACCGGCTTCGCCTTCCTGACGCTGCTTGGCGGGGATACGGACACCGTAGAGATCGCCCTCTTGTCCCAGCGTGCGGAGAACCAGTACGTCGGCGTGAACTCCGGGATCATGGACCAGTTCGCCGTAGCCAACGGCAAGCGCGACCACGCGATCCTGCTGATGTGCGATACGCTGGAGTACAGCCTGGTGCCGTTCGTGACCGGCAGCTACAAGCTGGTGATCGGCAACACGAACAAGAAGCGCGGGCTGGTTGATTCCAAGTACAATGAACGCCGCAGCCAATGTGACGAAGCGCTGGCCATTCTGAAGCAGCAGGTTCCATCCCTGTCCTATCTGGCGGAGATGAAGCCGGAGCAATTCGAGCAGCTTCAGGCGTCCATCCCGGATGAGACGGTCCGCCGCCGCGCCCGCCATGTAGTGGAAGAGAACCAGCGTGTGCTCGACTCGGTAGAAGTTCTGAAGGAGAATGACCTGAAGCAATTCGGCCTGTACATGAACGATTCCCATGTCTCCCTCCGCGACCTCTATGAAGTCAGCTGTGAGGAGCTGGACGTGATGGTGGAAGAGGCACAGCGCATTCCGGGAACCCTCGGCTCACGGATGACAGGCGCCGGATTCGGCGGATGTACAGTATCCCTGGTGCATGAGGATGATGTGGAGCGGTTCATTAAGGAAGTGGGCGAAGCCTACAAGAGCAGAACCGGCCTGACGGCTGAATTCTATGTATGCGGCATTGGCAACGGCGTTGAAGAACTGAAAGGAGTGATCTAA
- the ilvD gene encoding dihydroxy-acid dehydratase, whose amino-acid sequence MANKKMRSDMIKKGFDRAPHRSLLRAAGVKEEDFGKPFIAVCNSYIDIVPGHVHLQEFGKIVKEAIREAGGVPFEFNTIGVDDGIAMGHIGMRYSLPSREIIADSLETVVSAHWFDGMVCIPNCDKITPGMMMGALRVNIPTIFVSGGPMKAGVDSKGKKLSLTSVFEGVGAHQVGKINDAELLELEQYGCPTCGSCSGMFTANSMNCLAEAMGLALPGNGTILAVAEERKEFVRKSATQLMELIKMDLKPRDIVTQESLDNAFALDMAMGGSTNTVLHTLALAQEAQVEYPLERINEVANRVPYLAKLAPASDIFIEDVDRAGGVSAVLNELLKKPGAIFGDCMTVTGKTLAENVRGHEIKDTSVIHTLDNPYSEVGGLSVLYGNLAPEGSIIKVGAVDASVGGYHKGPAICFDSQEEALEGIANGKVKEGHVVVIRYEGPKGGPGMPEMLAPTSQIVGMGLGAKVGLITDGRFSGASRGISIGHISPEAAEGGPIAFVENGDIIELDLNNRKIELLVDEEVLAVRRQGWKGFEPKVKTGYLARYSKLVTNASNGGVLKI is encoded by the coding sequence ATGGCAAACAAGAAAATGCGTTCAGACATGATCAAAAAGGGCTTCGACCGCGCCCCGCACCGCAGCCTGCTGCGTGCTGCCGGCGTGAAGGAAGAGGATTTCGGCAAGCCGTTCATCGCGGTCTGCAATTCCTACATTGATATTGTACCGGGTCATGTGCATCTGCAGGAATTCGGCAAAATCGTTAAGGAAGCGATCCGCGAAGCCGGCGGGGTTCCGTTCGAGTTCAATACGATCGGCGTAGACGACGGGATCGCCATGGGCCATATCGGAATGCGTTATTCGCTGCCGAGCCGTGAGATCATTGCCGACTCCCTGGAGACCGTAGTCTCGGCGCACTGGTTCGACGGCATGGTCTGCATCCCCAACTGTGACAAAATCACCCCGGGCATGATGATGGGCGCCCTGCGCGTGAACATCCCGACCATCTTCGTCAGCGGCGGACCGATGAAGGCGGGCGTGGACAGCAAGGGCAAGAAGCTCTCCCTGACCTCTGTCTTCGAAGGCGTCGGCGCGCATCAGGTCGGCAAGATCAACGATGCTGAGCTGCTTGAACTTGAACAATACGGCTGTCCTACCTGCGGATCATGCTCCGGGATGTTCACCGCGAACTCTATGAACTGTCTGGCTGAAGCTATGGGCCTTGCGCTGCCGGGCAACGGCACAATCCTGGCGGTTGCTGAAGAACGCAAAGAGTTCGTCCGCAAATCGGCCACCCAGCTGATGGAGCTGATCAAGATGGACCTGAAGCCGCGTGATATCGTAACCCAGGAATCGCTGGACAACGCGTTCGCGCTGGACATGGCGATGGGCGGATCAACCAATACGGTTCTGCATACACTGGCCCTGGCTCAAGAGGCCCAGGTAGAGTATCCGCTGGAACGCATCAATGAAGTCGCTAACCGGGTTCCTTATCTCGCTAAGCTGGCTCCGGCCTCCGATATCTTCATCGAAGATGTGGACCGGGCAGGCGGCGTAAGTGCCGTACTGAACGAGCTGCTGAAGAAGCCGGGGGCAATCTTCGGCGACTGCATGACCGTTACCGGCAAGACGCTGGCTGAGAATGTACGTGGACATGAGATCAAGGATACCTCTGTTATCCATACCCTGGACAACCCTTATTCCGAAGTCGGCGGATTGTCCGTGCTCTACGGCAACCTGGCTCCGGAAGGCTCCATCATCAAGGTGGGCGCGGTTGACGCTTCTGTCGGCGGCTATCACAAAGGACCGGCCATCTGCTTCGACTCCCAGGAGGAGGCACTGGAAGGCATCGCGAACGGCAAGGTCAAGGAAGGCCATGTCGTTGTCATCCGCTATGAAGGACCGAAGGGCGGACCAGGGATGCCTGAGATGCTGGCACCAACCTCGCAGATCGTCGGCATGGGACTGGGCGCGAAGGTCGGCCTGATCACGGACGGCCGGTTCTCCGGCGCATCCCGCGGCATCAGCATCGGCCACATCTCGCCGGAAGCGGCTGAGGGCGGTCCGATCGCCTTCGTGGAGAATGGCGACATCATCGAGCTGGACCTCAATAACCGCAAGATTGAGCTGCTGGTTGACGAGGAAGTGCTGGCGGTCCGCCGCCAGGGCTGGAAGGGCTTCGAGCCGAAGGTGAAGACCGGCTATCTGGCCCGCTACTCCAAGCTGGTTACCAACGCAAGCAACGGCGGCGTGCTGAAGATCTAA
- a CDS encoding NAD-dependent protein deacylase, with product MDQLQQLASWIKDSGNIVFFGGAGTSTESGIPDFRSAAGLYQTQHNSPYPPEVMLSLSFFMSSPDIFFDFYRSKMIHPEAQPNGAHRLLARLEDEGKLKAVITQNIDGLHQIAGSRRVLELHGSIHRNHCMGCRRYFGLEEWLEMTAAVPRCPDCGGIIKPDVVLYEEALDHEVLVESVEAIAAADLLIIGGTSLTVQPAASLVTYFRGRHTVLLNNDPTPYDHQADLIITERIGDVMGRLQGLLA from the coding sequence ATGGATCAATTGCAGCAACTGGCTTCATGGATCAAGGACAGCGGAAATATTGTGTTTTTCGGCGGCGCGGGAACATCAACCGAGAGCGGCATACCGGACTTCCGTTCCGCAGCCGGCTTATACCAGACGCAGCATAACTCTCCGTATCCGCCAGAGGTGATGCTCAGCCTCAGCTTCTTCATGTCCTCGCCGGACATTTTTTTTGATTTCTACCGCAGCAAAATGATTCATCCCGAAGCGCAGCCGAACGGTGCCCACCGGCTGCTGGCCCGGCTGGAGGACGAAGGCAAGCTCAAGGCGGTGATTACGCAAAATATCGACGGCCTGCATCAGATCGCGGGCAGCCGCCGGGTGCTGGAGCTGCACGGCTCCATCCACCGCAATCACTGCATGGGCTGCCGGCGGTATTTCGGCCTGGAGGAGTGGCTGGAGATGACAGCGGCTGTGCCGCGCTGCCCGGACTGCGGCGGCATCATCAAGCCGGATGTGGTGCTCTATGAAGAGGCGCTGGACCATGAGGTGCTCGTGGAGTCAGTGGAGGCTATTGCCGCAGCGGATCTGCTGATCATCGGCGGCACCTCGCTGACCGTACAGCCTGCGGCCAGTCTGGTCACGTATTTCAGAGGGCGTCACACCGTCCTGCTCAACAATGATCCAACCCCTTATGATCACCAGGCCGATCTGATTATAACGGAGCGGATCGGGGATGTCATGGGGAGGCTGCAGGGACTTCTGGCATAG
- a CDS encoding UDP-glucose--hexose-1-phosphate uridylyltransferase, giving the protein MQNDNMTAAAESALYAIEQLVLFAEHSGLIQSADVDYSRNELLDQFGFSEPYAGEFTEAPLSSPQAPLDQLIDYGFGIGLIPENTDTYRDLLDAKIMGLLMARPSEVNAEFAALRAEQGIQAATDRFYKLSIDSNYIRMDRVAKNVYWLQESPYGEIEMTINLSKPEKSPKEIAMARLLPPPVYPKCQLCRENVGYAGRVNHPPRQNLRIIPLAMNGEKWFFQYSPYVYYNEHCIVFHHDHVPMKLTKDTLKRLLSFVEVFPHYFIGSNADLPIVGGSILTHDHFQGGRHTFPIQKAPAEDTFTHASYPGVRLSTVKWPMSVLRMHSADPAVLLEAGNHIYESWKAYSDPAADVLAFSEEDGESVPHNTVTPIVRRAEDGGYEMDLVLRNNRTSEEHPEGIFHPHREMHHIKKENIGLIEVMGLAILPGRLKEELDAIAGVLAGDTELLAAVQSGAAEHPLAHHAAWISELAAHFGTSLERGEAVKTVQNEVGIKFTHILEHAGVYKRTPEGQAAFRRFLNSSGFN; this is encoded by the coding sequence ATGCAGAATGATAACATGACGGCTGCCGCTGAATCGGCGCTCTATGCGATTGAACAGCTGGTGCTGTTCGCTGAGCACTCGGGGCTGATTCAGTCCGCAGATGTGGACTACAGCCGCAATGAGCTGCTGGACCAGTTCGGCTTCAGCGAGCCGTATGCCGGTGAATTCACAGAAGCTCCGCTCAGCAGTCCGCAGGCCCCGCTGGACCAGCTCATTGATTACGGCTTCGGCATCGGGCTGATCCCGGAGAATACGGATACGTACCGCGATCTGCTCGATGCCAAGATTATGGGCCTCCTGATGGCCCGTCCGTCCGAGGTGAACGCCGAATTCGCCGCGCTCCGGGCGGAGCAGGGGATTCAGGCGGCTACCGACCGGTTCTATAAGCTGAGTATTGATTCGAACTATATCCGTATGGACCGTGTAGCCAAGAATGTGTATTGGCTTCAGGAGTCGCCGTACGGTGAGATTGAGATGACGATCAATCTCTCCAAGCCGGAGAAGAGTCCGAAGGAGATCGCCATGGCCCGGCTGCTCCCGCCGCCGGTCTATCCGAAGTGCCAGCTCTGCCGCGAGAATGTCGGCTATGCCGGACGGGTCAATCACCCGCCGCGCCAGAATCTGCGTATCATTCCGCTGGCAATGAACGGCGAGAAGTGGTTCTTCCAGTACTCGCCTTACGTGTACTATAACGAGCACTGCATCGTGTTCCACCACGATCATGTGCCGATGAAGCTGACGAAGGACACGCTGAAGCGTCTGCTCAGCTTCGTGGAGGTCTTCCCGCACTATTTCATCGGCTCTAACGCTGATCTGCCGATTGTCGGCGGCTCCATCCTGACCCATGACCACTTCCAGGGCGGGCGGCATACGTTCCCGATCCAGAAGGCGCCGGCAGAGGATACCTTCACTCACGCTTCGTATCCCGGCGTCCGCCTGAGCACCGTGAAATGGCCGATGTCCGTCCTGCGGATGCACTCGGCTGATCCGGCCGTGCTGCTGGAGGCAGGCAACCACATCTACGAGTCCTGGAAAGCGTACAGCGATCCGGCCGCCGATGTGCTGGCCTTCAGTGAAGAGGACGGCGAGTCTGTGCCGCACAACACGGTTACGCCGATCGTCCGCCGGGCGGAAGACGGCGGCTATGAGATGGATCTGGTGCTGCGCAACAACCGGACCAGCGAAGAGCATCCCGAAGGGATCTTCCACCCGCACCGGGAGATGCACCATATCAAGAAGGAGAACATCGGCCTGATTGAGGTAATGGGTCTGGCGATCCTGCCGGGACGGCTCAAGGAGGAGCTGGATGCCATCGCCGGCGTGCTGGCAGGCGATACGGAGCTGCTTGCAGCGGTTCAGAGCGGAGCTGCGGAGCATCCGCTGGCGCATCATGCCGCCTGGATCAGTGAGCTGGCCGCACACTTCGGCACTTCTCTGGAGCGCGGGGAGGCGGTGAAGACCGTGCAGAACGAGGTGGGCATCAAGTTCACCCATATCCTTGAGCATGCAGGTGTCTACAAGCGTACGCCTGAAGGGCAGGCGGCCTTCCGCCGGTTCCTGAACAGCAGCGGGTTTAACTGA
- a CDS encoding fucose 4-O-acetylase, whose protein sequence is MTRERPLDQQGETFFLNLRFMLIVTVFVANAVEPLISAMSGLDTLYRWIFSFHMPLFVLVTGYFARSSLSGAAGRKVLLQTGLQYLIFQSLYSVLDIAFFQASNIHHSFFAPYLLLWFLASHACWRLLMLGMSRWSRSAQFAFAIAAGVAVGYLQLDGCWFSLSRTFVYLPFFVAGYHFSFSAFMRLYQRYFRIVAAGASLLLFTATGLLGRALPVGWLYGSMTYMQLGIHEWYAGVFRLGVYALQFVSSLAFLSLVPWGLCRMTDLGRRTLYVFLLHGLVVRAAAASGLYVYITGPAGAAMLIFAATGCTVLLALPVVRRVLHPLVEPPVGWMISLRRAALRRSL, encoded by the coding sequence ATGACCCGGGAACGCCCGCTTGACCAGCAAGGAGAGACTTTCTTCCTCAACCTGCGCTTTATGTTAATCGTAACTGTCTTTGTGGCCAATGCGGTCGAGCCCCTGATTTCCGCCATGAGCGGGCTGGACACCCTGTACCGGTGGATCTTCAGCTTCCATATGCCGCTGTTCGTTCTGGTAACCGGTTACTTCGCCCGCAGCAGCTTAAGCGGAGCGGCAGGCCGCAAGGTGCTGCTGCAGACCGGACTGCAATACCTCATCTTCCAGAGCCTGTACTCTGTACTCGACATCGCCTTCTTCCAGGCCAGCAACATTCATCACTCCTTCTTCGCCCCTTATCTGCTGTTATGGTTTCTCGCCAGCCATGCCTGCTGGCGTCTGCTGATGCTGGGCATGAGCCGCTGGAGCCGCAGCGCCCAGTTCGCCTTCGCTATTGCCGCCGGTGTGGCGGTGGGCTATCTGCAGCTTGACGGCTGCTGGTTCAGCCTGAGCCGCACCTTTGTGTACCTGCCCTTTTTTGTAGCCGGATATCACTTCTCCTTCAGCGCCTTCATGAGGCTGTATCAGCGGTATTTCCGGATCGTTGCCGCCGGTGCCTCCCTGCTGCTGTTCACCGCCACCGGGCTGCTGGGCCGCGCGCTTCCTGTCGGCTGGTTATACGGCAGCATGACCTATATGCAGCTTGGCATCCATGAATGGTATGCAGGCGTGTTCCGTCTTGGCGTGTATGCTCTGCAATTTGTCTCTTCGCTTGCCTTTCTGAGCCTGGTCCCCTGGGGATTATGCCGCATGACCGATCTGGGCCGCCGCACCTTGTACGTCTTCCTGCTGCACGGACTGGTTGTCCGCGCGGCAGCGGCATCCGGCCTGTACGTCTACATCACCGGCCCCGCCGGCGCAGCCATGCTGATATTCGCCGCAACAGGCTGCACGGTACTGCTGGCCCTGCCTGTGGTCAGGCGTGTGCTGCATCCGCTGGTAGAGCCGCCGGTCGGCTGGATGATCTCCCTGCGGCGCGCCGCGCTGAGACGCTCACTCTAA